From a region of the Apis cerana isolate GH-2021 linkage group LG13, AcerK_1.0, whole genome shotgun sequence genome:
- the LOC107996189 gene encoding paired amphipathic helix protein Sin3a isoform X2, with translation MKRVRGLDEVASPAAATLKHSSVSAGSGLGGGGGGLEYHSSSGIGVVVPGQAVRSVASKEMPGSIQFGTTQTQQQYTGAIVVPTAAPSPIKGSGSGGLTSTCSSSNVNTSGGLHGGIGGGSNHSMGSQQPAPGTQNQVHSQQQPTIRHKVHSSNVAPLASTPPGSSLGSGSGSQQFQRLKVEDALSYLDQVKYKFSDQPQVYNDFLDIMKEFKSQSIDTPGVITRVSHLFKGHPELIVGFNTFLPPGYKIEVQANEQGYAFQVSVSMPSPTATHTATLSQHHCTVNVGSPPVASPPTQPAKAPPVLQIMQGSGNIHHSLANNISNNSLTVHAPSPPPVQAYNNSHVSAAQAQAVSQALSQAQDGIPTSGQTQQSQPVEFNHAINYVNKIKNRFQGQPDKYKRFLEILHTYQKEQRNLKESGHMGGTSGSGASGGAKHLTEAEVYSQVAKLFENQEDLLAEFGQFLPDATNQQSALSNKTATVNDHTTIVKKPLGPKAPYNNSGNISRDLRESSGINTIERETRDHRDRERERDRSGIRDINSVQKLGHNTGQLKRSPSFSPSVTAGNSHHIQHGPPPLKKHKVSSMRECVTIAEAGKYGSLNDYAFFDKVRKALRSQEVYENFLRCLVLFNQEIVSKSELVQLVTPFLGRFPELLRWFKDFLGHLPESSNTNTTNASSNLNVEALPNNVVRSHQERPQGDLAMEIDYTACKRLGASYCALPKSYVQPKCTGRTQLCKEVLNDTWVSFPTWSEDSTFVTSRKTQYEEFIYRCEDERFELDGVIETNASTIRVLEGVHKKMSRMSQEELQKFKLDDCLGGCSPTIHQRALKRIYGDKAADIIDGLKKNPVVAVPVVLRRLKSKEEEWREAQKGFNKIWREQNEKYYLKSLDHQGINFKQNDVKALRSKSLFNEIETLYDERHEQVDDGSGDGQNNSGPHLVLPYKDKSVLDDAANLLIHHVKRQTAIHKEDKQRIKLLLKHFIPDLFFHPRQELSDDERDEDDEKEDLNVAACSNSQSATMNISPLSGGLQANRNKAPVSPIPSSTSIKTEPDIKVPIHAMSNDPEEAYTLFMGSNNWYLFLRLHHILCERLTKMYDRAVALAEEESRYKQQRKESTAVALRLKPKNEIEIEDYYPAFLDMVKNVLDGNMESTAYEDTLREMFGIHAYIAFTLDKVVTYAVRQLQHLVSDPICQQCMELFQREQRQPKESSGAGGLCATAYMRLGAEMSYQRKAEKAMADENCFKIYIYKKDCKMTMELLDTEGDEAMDNNCREREREGVTVSEKWSTYVERFSAPAGQTSPKDTPTLTDNEPTTNHPMDGNGWSLGRILAGRKPVFLYRNVRQWRKRTARMMSASMPNTMPHPEKGAETTDKEKSLDSVDALLKRPPSLRLADSGDTSDIINSDETQCRFNPNSYQMLYIASKEAFLYKQNSFSRARECHPAVTKHLNSKFHQWLASWASKNVADVQHRLCQDWLMGRYENLIPHKTRVITDNDQTRSPYRQYNRYRVERLQPDLLTESCV, from the exons ATGAAACGTGTTCGCGGGCTGGACGAGGTAGCATCACCAGCAGCAGCAACATTAAAGCACTCATCAGTGAGTGCAGGAAGTGGCTTAGGTGGCGGAGGAGGTGGTTTGGAGTACCATTCAAGCAGTGGAATAGGCGTTGTTGTACCTGGCCAAGCAGTTCGATCAGTTGCTTCGAAAGAAATGCCGGGAAGCATACAATTTGGAACTACTCAAACTCAACAGCAATATACTGGAGCAATTGTAGTGCCAACTGCGGCTCCGTCCCCTATTAAG gGAAGTGGATCTGGAGGACTTACTTCTACATGTAGTAGTAGCAATGTAAACACTAGTGGAGGATTACATGGTGGAATAGGTGGTGGGAGTAATCATAGTATGGGTTCCCAGCAGCCTGCACCAGGAACCCAAAATCAAGTTCATAGCCAACAGCAACCAACAATAAGGCATAag GTTCATTCTAGCAATGTAGCACCATTAGCTTCTACTCCACCAGGCAGTAGCCTAGGTAGTGGCAGTGGATCCCAACAGTTTCAGAGATTAAAAGTAGAAGATGCGTTGTCTTATTTAGATCAAGTAAAGTACAAATTTAGTGATCAGCCTcag gtgtataatgattttttggatattatgaaagaatttaaGTCACAAAGCATAGATACACCAGGAGTAATAACAAGAGTGAGCCATTTATTTAAAGGACATCCTGAACTTATTGTTGGTTTTAATACCTTTCTTCCACCTGGATATAAAATAGAGGTACAAGCAAATGAACAAGGATATGCATTTCAAGTATCAGTTAGTATGCCAAGTCCAACAGCAACACATACTGCTACCTTGTCACAACATCATTGCACTGTAAATGTTGGTTCGCCTCCTGTTGCAAGTCCACCGACACAACCAGCAAAAGCTCCACCAGTTTTACAAATAATGCAAGG aTCCGGAAATATACATCATTCATtggcaaataatatttcgaataacagTTTAACTGTACATGCACCCTCACCACCACCAGTACAGGCATACAATAATTCACATGTTAGTGCAGCTCAAGCACAGGCTGTGAGTCAAGCGTTAAGTCAAGCGCAAGATGGTATTCCGACTAGTGGGCAAACTCAACAGAGTCAACCAGTTGAATTTAATCATGCAATTAATTACGTTAACAAAATTAAG aatcggTTCCAAGGTCAACCagacaaatataaaagatttttagaaattctacACACTTATCAGAAAGAAcaacgaaatttaaaagaatctgGACATATGGGTGGCACAAGTGGATCTGGTGCATCAGGCGGAGCAAAACATTTAACAGAAGCAGAAGTTTATAGTCAAGTTgctaaattattcgaaaaccaAGAAGATTTACTTGCTGAATTTGGACAATTTTTACCAGATGCTACTAATCAACAAAGTGCATTG AGTAACAAGACTGCTACTGTTAACGATCATACAACAATCGTTAAAAAACCATTGGGACCTAAAGCACCTTATAATAATTCAGGAAATATTTCGAGAGATCTTCGAGAATCGAGCGGTATTAATACAATAGAACGAGAAACTCGTGATCATAGAGATCGTGAACGGGAAAGAGATAGATCTGGTATACGAGATATTAATAGTGTACAAAAACTTGGCCACAATACGGGACAATTAAAAAGAAGTCCATCGTTTTCACCTTCGGTAACAGCTGGAAACTCTCATCATATACAACATGGTCCACCTCCTTTAAAAAAGCATAAAGTATCATCTATGCGTGAATGTGTTACCATAGCGGAAGCTGGAAAATATGGTAGTCTAAACGATTATGCTTTCTTCGATaag gttCGTAAAGCATTAAGATCTCAAGaagtatatgaaaatttcctCAGATGTTtggttttatttaatcaagaaATAGTTTCCAAATCTGAATTGGTGCAGTTAGTAACGCCATTTCTTGGTCGCTTTCCTGAACTTTTACGTTGGTTTAAAGATTTCCTGGGCCATTTGCCTGAATCTTCTAACACCAATACAACAAATGCGAGTAGCAATTTAAATGTTGAGGCACTACCAAATAATGTTGTACGAAGTCATCAGGAGAGACCGCAAGGTGATTTGGCGATGGAAATTGACTATACGGCATGCAAGCGCTTAGGGGCATCATATTGCGCATTACCAAAGTCTTACGTTCAACCAAAGTGTACAGGAAGAACACAGTTATGTAAAGAAGTTCTTAACGATACATGGGTTTCATTTCCAACTTGGTCAGAAGATAGTACATTTGTAACATCcag GAAAACTCAATATGAAGAATTCATTTATCGTTGCGAGGATGAACGATTCGAGTTAGATGGTGTGATAGAAACTAATGCATCAACGATTAGAGTTCTAGAGGGTGTTCACAAAAAAATGAGTAGAATGAGCCAAGAAgaacttcaaaaatttaagttaGACGATTGTCTCGGTGGTTGTTCTCCTACAATTCATCAAAGAGCTTTGAAAAGGATATATGGTGATAAGGCTGCTGATATTATAGATGGTCTTAAGAAAAATCCTGTCGTAGCAGTACCAGTAGTTCTTCGTCGATTAAAgagtaaagaagaagaatggcGGGAAGCGCAAAAgggtttcaataaaatttggagagaacaaaatgaaaaatactaCTTGAAATCTCTAGATCATCAAGGTATCAATTTCAAGCAAAATGATGTGAAAGCTTTAAGAtctaaaagtttatttaatgaaattgaaacattatatGATGAG agacACGAACAAGTAGATGATGGCAGCGGAGATGGCCAAAATAATAGTGGTCCACATCTTGTATTACcttataaagataaatctgTCCTAGATGACGCAGCTAATCTTCTTATTCACCATGTAAAACGTCAAACAGCCATCCACAAGGAAGATAAGCAACGAATAAAGCTTTTATTAAAGCATTTTATACCTgatctttttttccatccacGTCAGGAATTGAGTGATGATGAACGAGATGAAGATg ATGAGAAGGAAGATCTCAATGTAGCAGCATGTAGTAATTCTCAATCGGCAACGATGAATATCTCTCCATTGAGTGGTGGTCTCCAAGCGAATAGAAATAAGGCCCCTGTATCTCCGATTCCGTCTTCCACATCGATTAAAACTGAACCTGATATTAAAGTACCAATTCATGCCATGTCGAATGATCCTGAAGAAGCGTACACACTTTTCATGGGGAGCAACAATTGGTACCTTTTTTTAAGGTTACATCATATTTTATGCGAAAGATTAACAAAAATGTATGATCGAGCTGTGGCTCTTGCTGAAGAGGAATCACGATATAAACAACAACGTAAGGAGAGTACAGCGGTCGCATTACGATTAAAACCCAAAA atgaaattgaaattgaggACTATTATCCTGCATTTTTGGACATGGTTAAGAATGTCTTAGACGGTAATATGGAAAGTACTGCGTATGAGGATACTTTGCGAGAAATGTTTGGTATTCACGCATATATCGCTTTTACGTTAGATAAGGTTGTGACGTATGCCGTAAGACAA TTGCAGCATTTGGTCTCAGATCCTATATGCCAACAATGCATGGAATTATTCCAGCGAGAACAACGTCAACCAAAAGAAAGTAGTGGTGCAGGTGGTTTATGTGCTACAGCGTACATGAGACTTGGTGCAGAAATGTCGTATCAACGTAAAGCTGAAAAAGCTATGGCAGATGAGAATTGTTTTAAGATATACATT TATAAAAAAGACTGTAAAATGACAATGGAATTGTTGGATACGGAAGGTGATGAGGCGATGGACAACAATTGtagggaaagagaaagggaaggaGTTACTGTATCTGAAAAATGGTCTACATATGTTGAGAGGTTTTCTGCTCCAGCTGGTCAGACTAGCCCGAAAGACACCCCTACCTTAACAGACAATGAGCCAACAACCAATCATCCT ATGGATGGGAATGGTTGGAGTTTAGGCAGGATCTTGGCAGGACGTAAGCCTGTATTTCTTTACCGTAATGTTAGGCAATGGAGGAAAAGAACTGCGAGAATGATGTCGGCATCTATGCCTAATACCATGCCTCATCCCGAGAAAGGTGCAGA aacaacagataaagaaaaatcattggaTTCTGTTGATGCACTTTTAAAACGGCCTCCTAGTTTAAGATTAGCAGATTCTGGGGATACATCTGATATCATCAATTCTGATGAAACACAATGCAGATTTAATCCTAATAGTTACCAAATGCTCTATATTGCTAGTAAGGAAGCATTcctatataaacaaaattcattCAGTCGTGCCAGAGAg TGTCATCCAGCTGTGACAAAACACTTGAATTCAAAATTCCATCAATGGTTGGCATCTTGGGCATCTAAAAATGTCGCGGACGTTCAGCATCGATTATGTCAAGATTGGTTGATGGGACGTTACGAAAACTTAATTCCTCATAAGACACGAGTGATCACAGACAATGATCAAACGAGATCGCCTTACAGACAATACAATCGTTATAGAGTGGAACGTTTGCAACCTGATCTTCTGACAGAATCCTGTGTATAA